Proteins encoded in a region of the Triticum dicoccoides isolate Atlit2015 ecotype Zavitan chromosome 3A, WEW_v2.0, whole genome shotgun sequence genome:
- the LOC119270671 gene encoding wheatwin-1, with product MAARPMLVVALLCAAAAAATAQQATNVRATYHYYRPAQNNWDLGAPAVSAYCATWDASKPLSWRSKYGWTAFCGPAGAHGQASCGKCLQVTNPATGAQITARIVDQCANGGLDLDWDTVFTKIDTNGIGYQQGHLNVNYQFVDCRD from the coding sequence ATGGCCGCACGCCCGATGCTGGTGGTGGCGCTGctgtgcgcggcggcggcggcggccacggcGCAGCAGGCGACCAACGTGCGGGCGACGTACCACTACTACCGGCCGGCGCAGAACAACTGGGACCTGGGCGCGCCCGCGGTGAGCGCCTACTGCGCGACCTGGGACGCCAGCAAGCCGCTGTCGTGGCGGTCCAAGTACGGGTGGACGGCGTTCTGCGGCCCCGCCGGCGCCCACGGGCAGGCGTCCTGCGGCAAGTGCCTCCAGGTGACCAACCCGGCGACGGGGGCGCAGATCACGGCGAGGATCGTGGACCAGTGCGCCAACGGCGGGCTGGACCTGGACTGGGACACCGTCTTCACCAAGATCGACACCAACGGGATCGGGTACCAGCAGGGCCACCTCAACGTCAACTACCAGTTCGTCGACTGCCGCGACTAG
- the LOC119270670 gene encoding beta-fructofuranosidase, insoluble isoenzyme 4-like, which produces MAQSWAFFLLVVLCFCCVSDLICGSNGERVFLYPQSQKVSSIVSQRYRTAYHFQPPKNWINDPNGPMYYNGIYHEFYQYNPNGSVWGNIVWGHSVSTDLINWIPLETAIARDTPSDINGCWTGSATILPGNRLVIIYTGADPEKRQVQNIVVPKNMSDPYLREWTKAGNNPVIQPVGPGLNSGQFRDPTTGWVGPDGLWRIAVGAELNGDSAALLYKSKDFLNWTRVDHPLYSSNSSSMWECPDFFAVLPGNSGGLDLSAAIPNGAKHVLKMSLDSCDKYMIGVYDLKSDTFIPDTVLDDRRLWLRIDYGNFYASKSFFDSKKGRRIIWGWTNETDSSLDDVAKGWAGIHAIPRTIWLDSHGKQLLQWPVEEVESLRGNEINHQGLELKKGGLFEIKGTDSFQADVEIDFELTSIDKADPFDPSWLLDVEKHCREAGASVNGGIGPFGLVVLASDNMEEHTAVHFRVYKSEQKYMILMCSDLRSSSLRPGLYTPAYGGFFEYDLEKEKKISLRTLIDRSAVESFGGSGRVCIIARVYPVAVVDGVAHMYAFNNGSATVRVPQLRAWSMRRAQVNVKGME; this is translated from the exons ATGGCCCAATCCTgggccttcttcctcctcgtcgtcctctgcTTCTGCTGTGTGTCCGACCTCATCTGCGGCAGCAATGGGGAGCGAGTCTTCCTCTACCCGCAGTCCCAGAAGGTCTCGTCCATCGTCAGCCAGAGGTACCGGACCGCCTACCACTTCCAGCCCCCCAAGAACTGGATCAACG ATCCAAACG GGCCAATGTACTACAATGGCATATACCATGAGTTCTACCAGTACAACCCCAATGGCTCCGTCTGGGGTAACATAGTTTGGGGCCACTCAGTTTCTACAGACCTCATCAACTGGATTCCACTTGAAACCGCAATAGCGCGGGACACCCCGAGCGACATAAACGGTTGCTGGACCGGCTCAGCCACAATCCTCCCCGGTAACCGACTGGTCATCATATACACCGGTGCCGACCCGGAAAAGCGTCAGGTCCAAAACATTGTGGTTCCGAAAAACATGTCTGACCCGTACCTGAGGGAATGGACCAAAGCCGGCAATAACCCGGTGATCCAGCCGGTCGGTCCAGGCTTGAACTCGGGCCAGTTCAGGGATCCGACTACCGGTTGGGTTGGACCTGATGGACTGTGGAGGATAGCAGTTGGTGCTGAGCTCAACGGCGACAGTGCTGCACTTTTGTACAAGAGCAAAGACTTTCTGAACTGGACTAGAGTTGACCACCCACTGTATTCATCCAATTCCTCCTCTATGTGGGAGTGCCCGGATTTCTTCGCGGTATTGCCAGGCAATAGCGGTGGACTGGACCTGTCTGCAGCGATCCCGAATGGTGCCAAGCATGTCCTCAAGATGAGCCTGGATTCCTGTGACAAGTACATGATTGGGGTTTATGATCTGAAAAGTGACACCTTTATTCCAGATACTGTCCTAGATGACCGCCGGCTATGGTTGAGGATCGATTATGGTAATTTCTATGCCTCAAAGTCATTTTTCGACTCGAAGAAGGGCAGGAGGATCATATGGGGTTGGACTAACGAGACAGACAGTTCTTTGGACGATGTTGCAAAAGGTTGGGCAGGAATCCAT GCAATTCCCAGGACAATTTGGTTAGACAGCCATGGCAAGCAGTTGCTGCAATGGCCAGTTGAAGAGGTcgagtcccttcgaggaaatgaaaTCAACCATCAAGGACTAGAGCTGAAGAAGGGTGGTCTGTTTGAGATTAAGGGAACTGACAGTTTCCAG GCTGATGTGGAGATAGACTTTGAGCTGACGTCCATCGATAAAGCCGATCCTTTCGATCCCTCCTGGCTTTTGGACGTCGAGAAGCATTGCCGGGAAGCGGGTGCATCAGTCAATGGTGGCATAGGGCCATTTGGACTTGTTGTCCTGGCCTCTGAcaacatggaggagcacactgctgtGCACTTCCGGGTGTACAAGTCAGAGCAGAAGTACATGATACTCATGTGCTCTGATCTAAGAAG TTCTTCATTGAGACCAGGACTGTACACACCAGCCTATGGAGGCTTCTTTGAATATGACCttgaaaaagaaaagaagatatcTCTGAGAACTCTG ATTGATCGGTCGGCAGTGGAGAGCTTCGGCGGTAGCGGCAGGGTCTGCATCATTGCCAGAGTGTACCCCGTGGCGGTTGTCGACGGCGTGGCCCACATGTATGCCTTCAACAACGGCAGTGCCACGGTCAGGGTGCCACAGCTCAGGGCCTGGAGCATGAGGAGAGCACAAGTGAATGTGAAAGGGATGGAGTGA